In one Pseudomonas sp. MM211 genomic region, the following are encoded:
- a CDS encoding RidA family protein yields MSIQRLRTEPRLSEIVIHNGTVYLAGQLDEDHSEGIEAQTKATLDSIDAFLAEAGTDKTRILSITIFLKNIDDREGLNKVWDAWVPAGQSPARACVEAKLYSPDVLVEMTVIAALP; encoded by the coding sequence ATGTCCATACAGCGCCTGCGAACTGAACCGCGTCTGAGCGAAATCGTCATTCACAATGGCACCGTCTACCTGGCCGGCCAGCTGGATGAAGACCATAGCGAAGGCATTGAGGCCCAGACCAAGGCGACCCTGGACAGCATCGACGCGTTCCTTGCCGAAGCCGGCACCGACAAGACGCGCATCCTGTCGATCACCATCTTCCTGAAGAACATCGATGATCGCGAAGGCCTGAACAAGGTCTGGGATGCCTGGGTACCAGCTGGCCAGTCTCCGGCCCGCGCCTGCGTCGAAGCCAAACTGTATTCGCCGGATGTGCTTGTGGAGATGACCGTGATTGCTGCTTTACCCTAA
- the rep gene encoding DNA helicase Rep, translating into MSRLNPRQQEAVNYVGGPLLVLAGAGSGKTSVITRKIAHLVQNCGIRAQHIVAMTFTNKAAREMKERVGTLLKGPEARGLTVSTFHNLGMNIIRKEYARLGYKPGFSIFDDGDIKALLTDIMQKEYAGDDGADEVKNTIDSWKNDLILPDEALANARGPKEQTAAIVYLHYQRTLKAYNAVDFNDLILLPVKLFQEHADILEKWQNRIRYLLVDEYQDTNSSQYLLVKLLVGMRNQITVVGDDDQSIYAWRGARPENLNLLKEDYPSLKVVMLEQNYRSTSRILKCANVLIANNPHAFEKQLWSEMGMGDEIRVIRTRNEDAECERVALEILTEHLRTQRPYSDFAILYRGNYQAKLMELKLQHHQIPYRLSGGTSFFARQEVKDLMSYFRLLVNPDDDNAFLRVINVPRREIGSTTLEKLGNYANERKISMYAASDEIGLGEHLDSRYTDRLARFKRWMDGVREQCVVNEPIAAIRSMVMDIDYENWLRQNASSDKVADARMGNVWFLVDALKNTLDKDEEGDMTIEDAIGKLVLRDMLERQQEEEDGADGVQMMTMHASKGLEFPSVYIIGFEEEILPHRSSIEADTIEEERRLAYVGITRAKRNLALTFAAKRKQYGEIIDCSPSRFLNELPPEDLTWEGMEEAPVEVKAARGNDALASMRAMLKR; encoded by the coding sequence ATGTCCCGACTCAATCCCCGGCAGCAAGAAGCCGTGAACTACGTCGGCGGCCCTCTTTTGGTGCTTGCCGGCGCAGGCTCCGGCAAGACCAGCGTGATCACCCGCAAGATCGCCCACCTGGTGCAGAACTGCGGTATCCGTGCCCAGCACATCGTCGCCATGACCTTCACCAACAAGGCCGCTCGCGAGATGAAAGAGCGTGTCGGCACTCTGCTCAAAGGCCCCGAGGCCCGCGGCCTGACCGTGTCGACCTTTCACAACCTGGGCATGAACATCATCCGCAAGGAATACGCGCGCCTGGGCTACAAACCCGGCTTCTCGATCTTCGACGACGGCGACATCAAGGCGCTGCTGACGGACATCATGCAGAAGGAGTACGCAGGCGACGACGGTGCCGATGAGGTCAAGAACACCATCGACAGCTGGAAGAACGACCTGATCCTGCCTGACGAAGCCCTGGCCAATGCCCGCGGCCCCAAGGAGCAGACGGCCGCCATCGTCTACCTGCATTACCAGCGCACGCTCAAGGCGTACAACGCGGTGGACTTCAACGACCTGATCCTGCTGCCGGTGAAACTGTTCCAGGAACACGCCGACATTCTGGAAAAATGGCAGAACCGCATCCGCTACCTGCTCGTCGACGAATACCAGGACACCAACTCCAGCCAGTACCTGCTGGTGAAGCTGCTGGTGGGCATGCGCAACCAGATCACCGTGGTGGGCGACGACGATCAGTCGATCTACGCCTGGCGCGGTGCGCGGCCGGAGAACCTCAACCTGCTCAAGGAAGACTACCCGTCGCTCAAGGTGGTGATGCTCGAGCAGAACTACCGCTCCACCAGCCGCATCCTCAAATGCGCCAACGTGCTGATCGCCAACAACCCCCACGCGTTCGAAAAGCAGTTGTGGAGCGAGATGGGCATGGGCGACGAGATCCGCGTGATCCGCACCCGCAACGAAGACGCCGAGTGCGAGCGCGTGGCGCTGGAGATTCTCACCGAGCACTTGCGCACCCAGCGCCCCTACAGTGATTTCGCCATCCTCTATCGCGGCAACTACCAGGCCAAGCTGATGGAGCTGAAGCTGCAGCACCACCAGATTCCCTATCGCCTCTCTGGCGGCACCAGCTTCTTCGCCCGCCAGGAAGTGAAGGATCTGATGAGCTACTTCCGCCTACTGGTCAACCCGGATGACGACAACGCCTTTCTGCGGGTGATCAACGTGCCGCGCCGCGAGATCGGCTCCACGACCCTGGAAAAGCTCGGCAACTACGCCAACGAACGCAAGATCAGCATGTACGCCGCCAGCGACGAAATCGGTCTCGGCGAGCACCTGGACAGCCGCTACACCGATCGCCTGGCGCGCTTCAAACGCTGGATGGACGGCGTGCGCGAACAGTGCGTGGTCAACGAGCCGATCGCCGCCATCCGCAGCATGGTGATGGACATCGACTACGAGAACTGGCTGCGCCAGAACGCCTCCAGCGACAAGGTCGCGGACGCGCGCATGGGCAACGTCTGGTTCCTGGTCGATGCATTGAAGAACACCCTCGACAAGGACGAAGAGGGCGACATGACCATCGAGGACGCCATCGGCAAGCTGGTACTGCGCGACATGCTCGAACGCCAGCAGGAAGAGGAAGACGGCGCCGACGGTGTGCAGATGATGACCATGCACGCTTCCAAGGGGCTGGAATTTCCCTCGGTATACATCATCGGTTTCGAGGAGGAAATCCTCCCCCACCGTTCCAGCATCGAAGCCGACACCATCGAAGAAGAACGGCGCCTGGCCTACGTGGGCATCACCCGCGCCAAGCGCAACCTGGCCCTGACCTTCGCCGCCAAACGCAAGCAGTACGGCGAGATCATCGACTGTTCGCCGAGCCGTTTCCTCAACGAACTGCCACCCGAAGACCTTACCTGGGAAGGCATGGAAGAGGCGCCAGTGGAGGTCAAAGCCGCTCGCGGTAACGACGCCCTGGCCAGCATGCGCGCCATGCTCAAGCGCTGA
- a CDS encoding MFS transporter, translating into MLALLACAQLIIALDATILFVALPSIGEELNFSAQQLQWVISAYSVAFGGCLLLGGRCADLLGRRRMYRIGQTLFAVASLAGGCTDSPLLLVLARALQGVGAAMLFPATLALINGNFAEGAARNRALAIWSAASAAGLALGALLGGVLTQGFGWEAVFLVNVPLAGGCAWAAGRWIGEDAPLDRGRSFDLPGAFCVTAGGSLLVLAFIQGPEWGWATPEVASAFVAALLLLGLFVWIERRAADPLMHLQLLRRRSLWLAMLITAVFMSSFGVQYYFLAIYYGQVYGFSVLQTGLAFLPATLVCTLGIALAEPMLARFGPRVTLLLGLLAGALGIAWQTFGLVRVDGYLQLLPAITLLSLGQGMTWTAMWVCAGQGIPTGQQGVAGGMTSTVQQIGGALGLAILVSVANAADDPVEGLNRALFFSALIAVFGALLAVGLRRPAAKPVYQPQL; encoded by the coding sequence ATGCTGGCACTACTTGCCTGCGCACAACTGATCATCGCCCTTGATGCGACCATCCTTTTCGTCGCCTTGCCGAGCATCGGTGAAGAGCTCAATTTCTCTGCGCAGCAACTGCAATGGGTGATCAGTGCCTACAGCGTCGCTTTTGGTGGTTGCCTACTGCTTGGCGGGCGCTGCGCCGACCTGCTTGGTCGCCGCCGCATGTATCGCATTGGCCAGACCCTTTTCGCCGTGGCGTCTCTGGCCGGTGGCTGCACGGATTCGCCACTGCTGCTGGTACTGGCCCGGGCGCTGCAAGGAGTTGGCGCGGCGATGCTGTTCCCCGCCACGCTGGCCCTGATCAATGGCAACTTCGCGGAAGGGGCCGCGCGTAATCGAGCGCTGGCAATCTGGAGCGCGGCATCGGCTGCCGGTCTGGCGCTGGGGGCGTTACTGGGCGGTGTGTTGACCCAGGGCTTCGGCTGGGAGGCGGTATTTCTCGTCAATGTACCGCTGGCGGGTGGTTGCGCCTGGGCAGCGGGGCGCTGGATCGGCGAAGACGCACCGCTCGACAGGGGCCGCAGCTTCGATCTGCCTGGGGCGTTCTGCGTCACCGCCGGGGGCAGCCTGCTGGTGCTGGCATTCATCCAGGGGCCGGAGTGGGGCTGGGCAACGCCTGAAGTCGCCAGTGCATTCGTGGCGGCGTTGCTGTTGCTGGGGCTGTTCGTATGGATCGAACGCAGGGCGGCCGATCCCCTGATGCATCTGCAACTGTTACGCCGCCGCAGCCTGTGGCTGGCGATGCTGATCACAGCGGTGTTCATGAGCAGCTTTGGGGTTCAGTACTACTTCCTGGCCATCTACTACGGGCAGGTGTACGGCTTCAGTGTTCTGCAGACCGGCTTGGCGTTTCTACCGGCGACCCTGGTGTGCACACTGGGTATCGCCCTGGCCGAACCGATGCTGGCACGCTTCGGCCCGCGCGTGACGCTGCTCCTGGGGCTGCTGGCCGGGGCTCTGGGAATTGCCTGGCAGACGTTCGGGCTGGTACGGGTCGACGGCTATCTGCAGTTGCTGCCGGCCATCACGCTGCTGAGCCTGGGCCAGGGCATGACCTGGACGGCGATGTGGGTGTGCGCGGGGCAGGGTATCCCCACCGGCCAGCAGGGGGTGGCCGGTGGCATGACATCTACCGTGCAGCAGATCGGTGGGGCGCTGGGCCTGGCCATTCTGGTGTCGGTTGCCAATGCCGCCGACGATCCGGTGGAGGGGTTGAACCGGGCACTTTTCTTCAGTGCCCTGATTGCCGTGTTTGGCGCGCTGCTGGCGGTGGGCTTGCGCCGTCCGGCGGCGAAGCCGGTTTATCAGCCGCAACTCTAG
- a CDS encoding c-type cytochrome — protein sequence MNPIRSMLAVPAFALALWALNAQATTDEAIAERIKPVGQVCVSGQECEGIEAVAVATGGASRSADDIIARHCTACHTPGLLGAPKIGDTAAWKVLADKQGGVDGILAKAIAGINAMPPRGTCGDCSDDELRGAIEKMSGL from the coding sequence GTGAACCCAATTAGAAGCATGCTAGCGGTGCCAGCATTTGCCCTGGCGCTATGGGCCTTGAATGCCCAGGCGACCACCGACGAGGCGATAGCCGAGCGGATCAAGCCCGTCGGCCAGGTGTGTGTCTCCGGGCAGGAGTGCGAAGGTATCGAGGCTGTTGCGGTTGCTACTGGCGGTGCTTCACGCAGCGCCGATGACATCATCGCCAGGCACTGCACGGCGTGCCACACGCCGGGGCTGCTCGGTGCACCGAAGATTGGCGATACGGCTGCTTGGAAAGTCCTCGCGGACAAGCAGGGTGGTGTTGACGGCATCCTCGCCAAGGCGATTGCCGGCATCAATGCAATGCCGCCGAGGGGCACCTGTGGCGACTGCTCGGACGACGAATTGCGCGGCGCCATCGAAAAAATGTCCGGGCTGTAA
- a CDS encoding cupin domain-containing protein: MDVGLRLQSIRKLKGLSQRELAKRAGVTNSTISMIEKNSVSPSISSLKKVLAGIPMSLVEFFSPEAEQDNQIQVVYRASELTDIHSGAITMKLIGKAHPSRAISFLDETYPPHSDTGLEMYAHEGEETGMLVEGRLELTVGDEVFVLESGDSYYFESSKPHRFRNPFDQPARLISATTPANF, encoded by the coding sequence TTGGACGTCGGTCTACGCCTGCAATCGATCCGTAAGCTCAAAGGGCTTTCCCAGCGCGAACTCGCCAAGCGGGCGGGGGTTACCAACAGCACTATCTCGATGATCGAGAAGAACAGCGTAAGCCCCTCGATCAGCTCGTTGAAGAAGGTGCTGGCTGGCATTCCCATGTCGCTGGTGGAGTTCTTTTCTCCCGAAGCTGAGCAGGACAATCAGATACAGGTGGTCTACCGCGCCAGCGAGTTGACCGATATCCACAGTGGTGCGATCACCATGAAGCTGATCGGCAAGGCGCACCCCAGCCGGGCCATTTCCTTTCTCGACGAAACCTACCCACCGCACAGCGATACCGGCCTGGAGATGTACGCCCACGAGGGCGAGGAGACCGGCATGCTGGTCGAAGGGCGCCTCGAACTCACCGTGGGTGACGAAGTGTTCGTTCTCGAGAGTGGCGACAGCTATTACTTCGAGAGCAGCAAGCCCCATCGCTTTCGCAATCCCTTCGATCAACCTGCCCGGTTGATCAGTGCCACCACCCCGGCAAACTTCTAA
- a CDS encoding xanthine phosphoribosyltransferase, protein MESLKQKICSEGTVLSDQVLKVDAFLNHQIDPQLMQQIGHEFAERFKGQGITKIVTIEASGIAPAVMAGLELGVPVIFARKYQSLTLTDNLYISKVFSFTKQTESTLAISSKHLNANDHVLLVDDFLANGHAAKALIDLVGQAGASIAGIGVVIEKSFQSGRATLDAEGYRIESLARIQSLAGGKVTFLE, encoded by the coding sequence GTGGAGTCGTTGAAACAGAAGATATGCAGTGAAGGTACCGTCCTGTCCGATCAAGTGCTCAAGGTCGATGCCTTTCTCAATCACCAGATCGACCCACAGCTGATGCAGCAGATCGGCCACGAGTTCGCCGAGCGCTTCAAGGGTCAGGGCATCACCAAGATCGTCACCATCGAGGCCTCGGGCATCGCCCCGGCAGTGATGGCTGGCCTGGAGCTGGGCGTGCCGGTGATCTTCGCCCGCAAATACCAGTCGTTGACGCTCACCGACAACCTCTACATTTCCAAGGTGTTCTCGTTCACCAAGCAGACCGAGAGCACCCTGGCCATTTCCTCCAAGCACCTGAATGCCAATGACCACGTATTGCTGGTCGATGACTTCCTGGCCAACGGCCACGCCGCCAAGGCGCTGATCGATCTGGTCGGCCAAGCTGGCGCCAGCATCGCCGGTATCGGCGTGGTGATCGAGAAGTCGTTCCAGAGCGGCCGCGCGACGCTGGACGCCGAGGGTTATCGCATCGAATCCCTGGCGCGCATCCAGTCCCTGGCCGGCGGCAAGGTCACTTTCCTCGAGTAA
- the alr gene encoding alanine racemase, with the protein MRPARALIDLQALRHNYQLARELSGARALAVVKADAYGHGAVRCAQALQGADGFAVACIEEALQLREAGISGPILLLEGFFEPAELELIDRHELWCVVHAAWQLEAIEQASLKRPLNIWLKLDSGMHRVGFHPADYQAAYRRLLASGKVAKIVLMSHFSRADELDNVRSDEQLAVFFKAREGLAAEVSLRNSPALLGWPSIPSDWSRPGIMLYGATPFEQAHDIAARLKPVMTLESRVISVRDLPAGEPVGYGARFTSERATRVGVVAMGYADGYPRHAPTGTPVLIDGQPSQIIGRVSMDMLTVDLSDLPAAGLGSRVEFWGSGVLASDVAIAAGTIPYQLFCNVRRVPLIYSEG; encoded by the coding sequence ATGCGTCCCGCCCGTGCCCTGATCGATCTGCAAGCCCTGCGTCACAACTATCAACTGGCCCGTGAACTGTCCGGCGCGCGCGCGCTGGCAGTGGTCAAGGCCGATGCCTACGGGCACGGAGCGGTGCGCTGTGCCCAAGCGTTGCAGGGTGCTGATGGTTTCGCCGTGGCCTGTATCGAAGAGGCCTTGCAACTGCGCGAGGCGGGGATCAGCGGGCCCATCCTGCTGCTCGAGGGTTTTTTCGAGCCGGCCGAGCTGGAGCTGATCGACAGGCACGAACTGTGGTGCGTAGTGCATGCGGCGTGGCAACTCGAAGCCATCGAGCAGGCGAGTCTCAAGCGCCCTTTGAACATCTGGCTGAAGCTCGATAGCGGCATGCACCGTGTCGGCTTTCATCCGGCCGATTATCAGGCGGCCTACCGGCGCCTGCTGGCCAGCGGCAAGGTGGCGAAGATCGTGCTGATGAGCCACTTCTCCCGCGCCGACGAACTCGACAACGTGCGCAGCGACGAGCAACTGGCGGTGTTCTTCAAGGCCCGTGAAGGGCTTGCCGCCGAGGTCAGCCTGCGCAACTCGCCAGCGCTGCTCGGTTGGCCGAGCATTCCCAGCGACTGGTCGCGCCCCGGCATCATGCTCTACGGCGCCACGCCTTTCGAGCAGGCTCACGACATCGCGGCCCGGTTAAAACCGGTCATGACGCTGGAGTCGCGGGTGATCAGCGTACGCGACCTGCCCGCAGGCGAGCCGGTCGGCTACGGCGCGCGCTTCACCAGTGAGCGGGCCACCCGCGTGGGGGTGGTCGCCATGGGCTATGCCGACGGATACCCGCGTCACGCTCCGACCGGCACACCGGTGCTTATCGATGGCCAGCCATCGCAGATCATCGGCCGTGTGTCGATGGACATGCTGACCGTCGACCTCAGTGATCTGCCCGCTGCCGGGCTGGGCAGTCGCGTCGAGTTCTGGGGCTCGGGCGTGTTGGCCAGCGATGTCGCCATCGCCGCAGGCACCATTCCCTATCAGTTGTTCTGCAACGTGCGGCGCGTGCCGCTCATCTACAGCGAAGGCTAG
- a CDS encoding acetyl-CoA hydrolase/transferase C-terminal domain-containing protein, whose protein sequence is MPQQCSIEQAVDRVLNEIDGPIHLGLPLGLGKPNRWVNALYARVRDMPERELTIYTALCLGRPRAGQDLQRRFLEPFVERVYGDYLELDFLADLQGDTLPPNVRIEQFFLQPGSLLDSASAQQDYTSSNYSHAARDINAKGVNVVAQLVAEDASRPGHFSLSCNPDITLDLLPLLQARRERGETILCLAQVHEQLPYMPGDAELPRETFDLQLQESEASTLFSTPNMPVTVQDHCIGLHASSLVRDGGTLQIGIGAMGDAVSAALLSRHASNASYRAVLADLHDGQAHPLTALLGDQQPFDVGLYGCSEMFVNGLLALTDSGVIRRVVYPDVRVQRLASAGALDANGHPRGVQAMLDAGLPERLDEATLNWMQEGGLLDANLKLQGENLLLPTDQQCSTELSDPLSQAALRDYLTPAKLGVWVHGGFFLGPQSFYQRLADMDAQQRSRFGMTGIGFINELYGEEELKRLQRVEARFINSVFTVTLLGAAVADQLEDGRVLSGVGGQYNFVAQGHALPDARSILLLRSWRESAGEVSSNIVWEYGHVTIPRHLRDVVITEYGIADLRGKTDAQVIEALLGVSDSRFQAQLMEQAIEAGKLPKDFRLDPRFTDNTPERLQAIANRHGASFAEYPLGSDFSPEEQDLLRALTWLKGKFRLSEVLELGKAALDPPPAEDFPAHLQRMGLEQPDGLREELYQRLLLSGLKATVTRGK, encoded by the coding sequence ATGCCCCAACAGTGTTCTATCGAGCAAGCCGTTGACCGCGTTCTGAACGAAATTGACGGGCCTATCCATCTGGGTTTGCCACTCGGCCTGGGCAAACCCAATCGGTGGGTCAATGCACTCTATGCAAGGGTGCGCGACATGCCGGAGCGCGAGCTAACCATCTACACCGCGCTCTGTTTGGGACGGCCTCGGGCGGGGCAGGATTTGCAGCGGCGCTTTCTCGAGCCTTTTGTCGAGCGCGTGTATGGCGATTATCTCGAGCTGGATTTTCTCGCCGACTTGCAGGGCGACACGTTGCCGCCCAATGTACGCATCGAGCAGTTCTTCCTGCAGCCCGGCAGCCTGCTCGACAGCGCCTCGGCGCAGCAGGACTACACCAGCAGCAACTACAGCCACGCCGCCCGCGACATCAACGCCAAGGGCGTCAATGTGGTAGCGCAGCTGGTTGCCGAGGACGCCAGCCGGCCCGGCCACTTCAGCCTGAGTTGCAATCCGGATATCACCCTGGATCTGCTTCCCCTGCTTCAGGCGCGCCGCGAGCGTGGCGAAACCATTCTTTGCCTGGCTCAGGTACACGAGCAGTTGCCGTACATGCCCGGCGATGCCGAATTGCCCCGTGAAACCTTCGATCTTCAGCTGCAGGAAAGCGAAGCCAGCACGCTGTTCTCCACCCCGAACATGCCTGTGACGGTGCAGGATCACTGTATCGGCCTGCACGCCAGCAGCTTGGTGCGTGATGGCGGCACCTTGCAGATCGGCATCGGCGCGATGGGCGATGCGGTCAGCGCCGCTTTGCTGAGCCGCCACGCGAGTAACGCCAGCTACCGCGCGGTGCTGGCCGATCTGCACGATGGGCAGGCGCATCCGCTGACCGCGCTGCTTGGCGATCAGCAACCGTTCGACGTGGGGCTTTACGGTTGCAGCGAAATGTTCGTCAACGGCCTGCTGGCGCTGACCGACTCCGGTGTAATCCGTCGCGTCGTTTACCCGGATGTGCGGGTACAGCGTCTGGCCAGCGCCGGTGCGCTGGATGCCAATGGTCATCCACGCGGCGTGCAGGCCATGCTCGACGCCGGCCTGCCGGAGCGCCTGGATGAAGCGACCCTGAACTGGATGCAGGAGGGCGGGCTGCTGGATGCCAACCTCAAGCTGCAGGGCGAGAACCTGTTGCTGCCGACCGATCAGCAATGCTCCACCGAACTCTCCGACCCGCTCAGCCAGGCGGCCCTGCGCGATTACCTGACGCCGGCCAAGCTTGGCGTGTGGGTGCATGGCGGCTTCTTTCTGGGGCCGCAGTCGTTCTATCAGCGTCTCGCCGACATGGATGCCCAGCAGCGCAGTCGCTTCGGCATGACCGGCATCGGCTTCATCAACGAGCTGTACGGCGAGGAGGAGCTCAAGCGCCTGCAGCGCGTCGAGGCGCGCTTCATCAACAGCGTGTTCACCGTCACCCTGCTTGGCGCGGCGGTTGCCGATCAGCTGGAAGATGGGCGCGTGCTCAGCGGCGTGGGCGGGCAGTACAACTTCGTCGCCCAGGGCCATGCGTTGCCGGATGCACGCTCGATTCTGCTGCTGCGCAGCTGGCGCGAATCCGCAGGCGAGGTGAGCTCGAACATCGTCTGGGAATATGGTCACGTGACCATCCCACGGCATTTACGCGACGTGGTGATCACCGAATATGGCATCGCCGATCTGCGCGGCAAGACCGACGCCCAAGTGATCGAAGCCCTGCTGGGCGTCAGCGACTCACGCTTTCAGGCACAGCTGATGGAGCAAGCCATTGAGGCCGGCAAGCTGCCGAAGGATTTCCGGCTCGACCCGCGCTTCACAGACAACACACCCGAGCGCCTGCAGGCGATTGCCAATCGGCATGGGGCGTCATTCGCGGAGTATCCGCTGGGCAGCGATTTCAGCCCGGAGGAGCAGGACTTGTTGCGCGCCCTTACCTGGTTGAAGGGCAAGTTCCGGCTAAGCGAAGTGCTGGAACTGGGCAAGGCGGCGCTCGATCCACCGCCTGCCGAAGACTTTCCCGCGCACCTGCAGCGCATGGGGCTGGAACAGCCCGACGGCTTGCGCGAGGAGCTGTACCAAAGGCTGTTGCTCTCAGGATTGAAAGCGACAGTTACTCGAGGAAAGTGA
- a CDS encoding UPF0158 family protein, which translates to MRTLTLDLDTLTQLINGRETLEHWLDLEAGTVLTLSSEDQGSDQQQQIQLNPERYAAVPNLDGAQRVAMRESFLFTLNDLNAHPLLSAALTGRKPLRAFDYEIDYFPVLRQQWHDYEQKQLREYALNWLFELGLEPAPDKLPLDTRGIPKDILRRLTKSA; encoded by the coding sequence ATGCGCACGCTCACTCTCGACCTCGACACCCTGACCCAGTTGATCAATGGTCGCGAAACCCTGGAGCACTGGCTCGATCTGGAGGCCGGTACCGTGCTGACCTTGTCATCGGAAGATCAGGGCAGCGACCAACAGCAGCAGATCCAGCTGAACCCCGAGCGCTACGCCGCCGTGCCCAACCTCGACGGTGCCCAGCGCGTTGCCATGCGCGAGTCCTTTCTGTTCACCCTCAACGACCTCAACGCACACCCGTTGCTCAGCGCAGCCCTGACCGGGCGCAAGCCGCTGCGCGCCTTCGATTACGAAATCGACTACTTCCCTGTGCTGCGCCAGCAATGGCACGACTACGAACAGAAGCAACTGCGCGAATACGCCCTCAACTGGTTGTTCGAACTGGGCCTGGAACCGGCGCCGGACAAGCTGCCGCTAGATACCCGCGGCATCCCCAAGGATATCCTGCGGCGGCTGACCAAAAGCGCCTGA
- a CDS encoding LysR family transcriptional regulator, with the protein MDLNAVQLLLKVAELRSFTLAAHATGLTQSGLSRAIARLERELGTRLLNRNTRSVSLTPDGTLLRDQCAPLLAGLEDAERELLDRRCEPSGVLRLTAPSAFGRIVLLPLLGELSQRYPQLHIESTLSDRVVDIVEDGFDLAVRTGRIDDQRMIARPLRATRWICVATPAYLARRGVPQNLDDLASHDCLAVRNPRDGKLVAWQFIDTGRPQDVEASGRLIFDNGDALLEAARLGLGVAQLMDFAVADDLAAGRLIEVLQPFAGRQREIAVVYPPSRQRSPRITAFTQILFERWGRD; encoded by the coding sequence ATGGATCTTAACGCGGTGCAATTGCTACTCAAGGTGGCCGAGCTGCGCAGCTTCACCCTTGCCGCGCATGCCACGGGCCTGACTCAGTCCGGTCTGTCACGCGCCATCGCTCGCCTGGAGCGTGAACTGGGCACACGCCTGCTCAACCGCAATACCCGCAGCGTGAGCCTGACGCCCGACGGCACCTTGTTGCGCGACCAGTGCGCGCCGCTGCTCGCGGGCCTGGAGGATGCCGAACGGGAGTTGCTCGACCGCCGCTGCGAGCCCAGCGGCGTGTTGCGCCTGACCGCGCCCTCGGCCTTTGGCCGCATCGTGTTGCTGCCGCTGCTGGGCGAGTTGAGCCAGCGTTATCCACAGCTGCACATCGAAAGCACCCTGAGCGACCGGGTGGTGGATATCGTCGAGGACGGCTTCGACCTTGCCGTGCGCACCGGGCGTATCGACGATCAGCGCATGATCGCCCGCCCGCTCAGGGCCACGCGCTGGATCTGCGTGGCCACGCCCGCTTACCTGGCTCGTCGCGGCGTACCGCAGAACCTCGACGACCTGGCCAGTCACGATTGCCTGGCCGTGCGTAATCCACGGGACGGAAAGCTGGTCGCCTGGCAGTTCATCGACACCGGTAGGCCGCAAGATGTGGAGGCCAGCGGCCGGCTGATCTTCGATAACGGTGACGCCCTGCTCGAAGCCGCTCGCCTTGGGCTGGGGGTCGCCCAGCTGATGGACTTCGCGGTGGCCGATGACCTTGCCGCCGGGCGCCTGATCGAAGTGCTGCAACCTTTCGCTGGCCGCCAGCGGGAAATCGCCGTCGTCTACCCACCATCACGACAGCGCTCACCACGGATCACCGCATTCACGCAGATCCTGTTCGAGCGCTGGGGCCGTGACTAG